Part of the Antechinus flavipes isolate AdamAnt ecotype Samford, QLD, Australia chromosome 2, AdamAnt_v2, whole genome shotgun sequence genome is shown below.
atttatttgttttcaatagtattttattttccaaatgcacataaagatagttttcaatagtttttgtaatactttgtgctccaaatctttctcctttcttttctcctccccaagacagcaagtaatatgacataggttaaatatgtgcagaaATACATGTATTTTAGAATCAAGTCCAGGATTGCTAAGTGGTGCTATAGATAGAAcaactgaccctggagtcaggaggacctgatttcaaatctgatctcagacacttacaagctgtatatcactgggcatgtcatttaatctgatttcctaaaaataaaaataacaacaacagaatCAAACCCCAATTTACCACATAAATACTTAAGGAGAGCACAAAGCCTTGAAGGAACACAACATGGACAAACTTCTCAAGTTCCATCCACCTAAACTTTGGTAAAGAGATTTGTGTATAGAAGAATCTAGTCTACTGACTTCTTATGACCAGGCTAACCCttgtaaagtctgggctagctccctggaggcctcagggtcagtcagagtcaggataagcaaaagtccttggtctttaggggaagaagtaaaggagatggacgaaactgccacaagctctccaccaacctcccttctcctggtcCTCCTGCAAAGTcagtctggcttgtctcactccactCCCTAATCCCTTCTACGATTATCTaaatacaccaaaagatcgaaccagcacagaatcctgagaagggccatttttccaaacatatgctaatagagttattgtccaataggtaattagccttaagtgctcgattGTCTGATTctagtgcacctattcagagtttcagtcctttacaaaCCTTAATATTTCTTTACAGCCATGGTGGTATATTGTAGAAAAGTTGAATCCAAACATTTCTGATTCTCTCAAAGAtgtaaaaattgaaaacaaatatttaaaaattttctgctGCAATACTGAAAAacagttaaagctaaaaaaaaaaaagtaacaaccTGAAAAATGCTTTAATGTTACattttgaaggcaaaaaaaaaaaaaaatggttctttGTTCCTGCTGATTCCCAACAAATTGGAAATAGTCTTGCTTTCTTATTTTGCTGTGAAGGGAGAAATGTATAAATTGGAATAGCAATGAATAGAATCCTGCTTAAActgttaagaaaaagaaaagaagaaatgtgaaaaaaaaaaacccacaagtcAAGCAAACAAGAGAAACTAGGATGCCAATAAAGGAAGGGAACACAAGAAAATGATTTTAGGTGATACAGGAAATGCCTCATCAGGATGGAGGAAAATTTGAAGCAGATAACCCTCAGAAACGGTGTTTAAAATTTCCATGCTTTGCTGAACCAGGGTAAACAGAGGAAATGTTATTAAATCTGCTTCCATActttttcttatactttcccatttcttcaccttgaggaaattgagactctttgcttatatttaataaattcacatCTGACAccaaaatttcctttaaataattgctttaatttctaatacttaaaaatataataaaaacattagcCTACATAACAACAGCTGTTGTTGTACATTAGATGAAGTCCTTAAGTATTTAGATGAAAGGAAGAGAGTAAGGGGGAAGGCTCTCCTTTCTGAAGATGAGGGGCATCTTACCTATTTGAGTTAGGCTTAGGGTTCAGAGACATTAGGATGAAATAGGGACCTTAGATAATTAAAAAGTTGGCAAAgaattttaaacacacacacacacacacacacacacacaccaagatACCCTCAATTTGAAATAGTGGGCTAATAATAACCACAAaaattttcccttccatttttgtCATCAAAATTTGGAAGATCTGGCATAAAAGTAAAACATAACCACAAGAGGAAAATGGGAGAGAATTTCTTGGGGAGAAAAAGATACATCTTTAAAGAGGAATGACCAGCTAAGAAAATTATTCATAACAACAGCAGATTATTCAGTCTTCTAGACATGTTCAAATATGTTGTGTGACTTAGATCATTGTTGACAGTTTATTCTGTCTTGCTTACTAGCCCTACCTagatattatatgtgtatatatgtgcatatgtatatttttgtgtatatatacaagaATCAAGGATACTGATACTAAGCCATCATTAAATGTGAAAACTTTTCTTTAGGAGAGGTGGTAAAATGCACTGAGTCACTGACATATCACATCATCCTTCTGACTGCATCTATAAATAATTTCAGTATGATCTCCtcaattaaatattatattcccCCTAATTCTTaacaattaaatatttatcattcttcCATTTAGCTGCAACTTCTTTgtcttgtgatttcatttatatagtgttGAATATCTGCATAGCAATGtggtttaatttttctaaaaatattcatCATTAGACAAAAATCACCATCcctttttatatatgaagaaactaaaacaaaagtGATTAAGCAACTTTCTCATGAACACACTAATAGAGAAACTTGGGACCAGGATTcaatttcaaatattcaaattccAAATTCCATGCTCTTACTATTATATCATGGTTATAGTGTCAAAAAAAAGTAGTACCTCAAAATCCTTAAACTCAAGTTGATTATACTTTGATGGTATTCACGACTTCAGGATGTTATATTTCAGTTCTAGGATGATTAcagaaaaattctatttcaaataGCAAGAATATTGTTTGGACATGAGTATCAACTATGTTCTTTCTACAAACAGATTTCTGgtatttaatatataatgtatgtgtaatTATCATAAGCTGAGTTATGCAGGTAAAGACAGTAGACTCAATCTTATATAGAATAATTTGTTTTACTCTATTCTGCAGTCACAAAGGATACCTTTATATAAACAGTGACAAAGCACAAAGTGAGAAAACATCTCAGGAAATTTATTTATGTTAGTGAAAAAAACCTTTAAACTTCATGTGTAACTTCCTACATAGATCTATGAAAAGGAAATGATGGAAAATTTGTCTTTAATCTTGGATGTTACTACTTTGCCCAAGgcctagcacttaataaatatgaattaattgattgattgattgaatggtGTATAATCTCTCCATCTGTGATGCAAGTAAACAGAAATGTAAGTTTTGGCTCCTAAAtctctcctttaccaagctgttgactattgtctttcttgtatcactcttctttcccccaatttttcctctaactctcttctttgatttttttaatcttttttgagctcttccaagaattctttctttgggtctgAGACAAATTTACGTTTTTTTGGTTTGAGGTTTTGGATGtaattgtcttaattttgttatcttctgagttcatattttgatcttttctgtcaccatagaaactttctatagtcaaatccttttttatcatttgttcatttttccagtctatttatttttttacttttaagtttaTATTAAAATTAGGTTCTACTTCCAGGGTGGAGGGGGATATTATAAACCAAAAAGCTACTGTCAAAGAAAACATATCTGATATATAAGTAAAACATGTGGAATGAAGGTGAGAGGATAGACCTGCTAAGTTCCAGTTGATGACACTAAAAAAATCTGGAATTGTGGTGAAgattccaaaaaaaatcaattaaaattagaaGGTACTAagaggggtaaaaaaaaaaattatgtggtGTTCAAAGATACCTTCAgcaattaaaatgtttatttattcaaatttaaGATATGTTTTATGGCAAAGAAACTAAATTTGCAAAAGAAAAGttaacagaaatggaaaaacttAGCTAGAAAATTACTAAGAATGGGAGATTTTAATATcccattaattaatatttaaagaagaaaaatatgaatgataAAGAAGATATAGTATTGAATAGAATATTgacaaaactttattttatagaaaaataaagaaaactaaatgggaaaagaattttttcaaatatagcaGAACATgctaaaaatgtattttactaTATTACAGAAAGAAATTCCACATAAATTCCAGAGGGCAAAAACAAATATTACATGGGCAAATCATAACACAATAGAATATCGCTGAGCTGGggaaaaatatgagcaaaaattTTGGAATCGGAGAATGTAAGTTCAAATCTTAACTACTTTCTTCCTATGTGactgacttttatttttcttggcctCAATTTCTACATCTCTAAATTAATGCAATTATTTCCCAGAACTAAATTCTATATTCAAAAGTACAATGCAGTTCCTTATCAGCTAGTAAATACCCATCACTGGAGAGCATCAAATAAAGATTATATGAAAACTTATCCTAGGTAGTGTAGAGGGGATTTTTATCCTAGGTAGAGGTTTAAATTGCTGATTGATCCCTAATGTACCTGTCAGTTTTGGTATTCTATGAGTCTACATTTCTGTGTTTTGTTCTTATACCCTTCAAATATGATATCATCTTGCCTTTTGCAAAAATCTGATAATTCTCAGTTATTTAGTGTGAACAAACAGAAACAACATTTTCTTaagcaaaataatgaaatagttaaaatttctctttgtcaTCTTCCCTCTGAGTTCCCTACCATCAGCACACCGGACATTTATGATGCTTCCTATTTTAACAATAATGGCtttcatttctataatgcttAAAGATTTTTATAGTAATTTCTATCCAACAATCTTAAGAAGTATGTTGAatctgaactgatgcagagtgaaatgagcagaaccaggagatcattatatacctcaacaacgatactgtttgaggatatattctgatggaagtggatctcttcgataaagagagccttaattgatcaaagatggacagaaacagctacacccagagaaagaacactgggagatgagtataaactgcttgcatttttgtttttcttcccgggttatttataccttctgaattcaattctccctgtgcaactagaaaactgttcggttctgcatacatatattgtatctagtatatactgtaacccattcaacatgtaaaggactgcttgccatctgggggaaggggtggagggagggaggggaaaaattggaacagaagtgaatgcaagggataatgctgtaaaaaattaccctggcatgcgttctatcaataaaaagttattaaaaaaaaaaaaaagaagtatgttGAATCAAGGATCTCATGCATccaacatttttctctttctttcttcttctttctctgtccatCAAAACTTGGCTGTCCATGGGGCTAAGATTTTTAAACATCCTGAGCTATTTTACAGGTTACAATGTCCATATGAGATAGTGATTTGTTCTAATATGCATCTAGAATGCTATTGTTAATGTGTCAATCATCTAATGAACATTATTTCTTTaacttcaatatttcaaaaagatTCATGATTTGACTAGTGTGAACATTCCATACACTGATGCAGATCCCAGTTCTTCCAGCTTAGTAGACAGTACAGCTAGGTCTCAATTATTTGCTATAATGAAGGTTGTAAAGTAGTTTTATGTATTTGAATTTATGCTATTCAAATtacaattatgaaaaatattgtaATTAGTTCTATTACAAAAGCAGTGCTAATTCAAATAATGCAATCCCTTCACAGAATATTTGCCCTAATTGTGATTTAGTTCTTTATCATGGTATCacagatttagatttggaaattaaCTTAAAGACTATcaaatccaattccttcattttacagattaggaaactgaaatggAGATTCTCCCAACTGGTGAGTATCTCAGGCAAGATTTACACCCCGatatttctgacttcaagtccatcAATCTTGCCATCTCACCATAGTCAGAAATTATCACTTGGTAGCCATCTGATTATAATTAGCCCCTTCAAAGCTGTCTAAGCTGATCCTTTTTGATCAACAACTTGTTCTTCATTAGGTATATACTTGATTGTTTCCAGTTTAGTAAGATAACTCAGAGATTGCCTTGTGGTAGCAGCATTCTAGACCTTAGGGTCAGCTCAATGCCTCAATGAGACATCAGAATTAGGTTAGCCTTTTAATGGAAAATCATAATGAACTAGTGCATTGAAAAGGTAAATATCCTCTTGAGGACCTATGAAAATAACAGGTGGGTGGAAAGATATTTCTGGCTTTGAAGACTTTGGACAGTCCTTGAAAACAATCACCTAGTCTCCTTGCCTTGAGCCTTTAGCAAGCTATTTTACTTTTAGTGTGCCAGGTTTTGTGGTGTACgtgtataaatgaaaaaattggtccaaataaattttaaaatcttttctatgaCTATGACTATAAAGGAGGCTACTAAATCtcaaatttttgttatattttattgatgGTTGAGCTGAGGTACCAAATTGGTGCTGTCAACCTCAAGAAGAATCCCAGCATATACATTCAAGACTCAGAATGGCATTTGTACAGTACTTCTGTCCAGTTTAAATAGTCTCGAAAGTTTAACAGGAAAACCTAGTCcaaattttttatccttttataaacaaagaaaccaaaaaaaaaaaaaaaagattgtaacaGCATAGAACAAGTCAGTGTTGCTAGTTAATTCCATCAATACTTATTGATGGACTTTCATTGTCTCTTGAAAACAAAACTCCTTAGCCTTCCTTCTGGCTTTAATTGACCTTTCTTGCTTTGTCTCATACTGCTTCACCTCTCCCTTATATAGGTTGCAATAAAAAGTGTGTTACTTTtgatatttccaaatatatcctacAATTTCCTGCTTCTGTAACTTTGCTCATACTATTTACTAAAAGTGGAATAACATCATCCTCCTTGGTTCTGCTCTACCCCCTCCAACCATCACCTCTCCCCATTTCCATTCATAGGTATCTAACACATCCTTTAAAACATGTTTCAAATGTCTTCTCCTCCATGAAAATTCCTCTTATTCCTGCAGCTAGTTATAGCTCTTAAAAGACATCAGTTTATATGCCTCCcataaaggaatattataattatatttttatctatatacaTGTCCCATCTTCTTCTATTCTTATGAGACTATAGGATGATAGATTAAAAAGCTGAAAGGGTCCTTAGAAATAATCTGGTCCCATCCAGGAAATAAAGTCCCAAATGGAGTACTGACTTGACCCAGCTTGAAAGATTCTAGTGGTGGAGTTGGTGGAGAAATCAGAAGGTATTTAGTTcgactcctcattttacaaagaaagaaactgaagttaagaGAGAGACTAAGTGAATTGCTAGTACATgatctgggattcaaatccagactatAAAATAGCTCTTTACATTATCCTACATAGCTTTGATTGTAAGCATATAACCCCAATTCATATAAACATGTGCACATCCTCAAGCCTTGAAGAATATTTTATTCAGTGAAAGAAGACACTGGGAAAGTCAATTtgagaaaaattatctttttttcctaatcattttgCCTTCTCCTCCAATCATCCTCAGACCTCTCCATCCTTTGTATCTCCCAGGGAGAAAGATTTGATTAGAATTTGCTGTATCCTTTTCCTTTATGAAGCTCTCTACTCTATACCACCTTTATCAGGCCAAAGACCCAAGGAatgaatctctttctttctcacatcTGCTGTCCTGGTTCTTATTTCTTAGTCTTTCAGTCCTCACAAACTTCAGGAATTGTGGGTAAGGGAGAGATGGGGGATGGGACAGGAATAGGTTCTAGGATGGGATGGCATAGTGATTCAGATTCTTTTCATTGTTGAGAAATAAACTAACTTCAGCAAATTTATTCAGTGTTCAATCCTTCAGGGCTGGGCAGGAAGACATAGGCTCAGGTAGCCAATAACCCTTATTAGCCAAAAATCTTCTGCTTATGGTATAATTAGAGATAGTCCCctaattggaaatttttttcttcattttggtgTCCTCCAGACTCACAGGGAACCCATTCAGGCCACAGTGGAGCTCTATGTAGCTATAGCTTCTGATGTCCCTGTAGCCCTGACCAGACTTCAACAGCTCACAGGTAAGGATTTTAAAGGGTTTCTTGCTCCATACCCTCACATTTTCATAGCGATCTAACCCATCCTTGTAGCATATATCTTCTATCTGGCTCCAAATGGCATAGATGAAGATATGGGAGGCTTTGCCCTTCAGAAATTCCATGGCACCCATAAGACCATCACAGCTCAGCTGGCTGAAATCCAGGCCCAGACTGAGATGGTGTTGCTTCATGAATTCCTGCCAGGCTAGATCTTCAGAGGATCCAGGAAATACCCACAGAGGGAGCAGAATCAACAAGACAGGACCTGTGCCCTTCAGAACAGATGCCATCTTATCCACCAAGTACACCTGCAATATTTCAAAGTAAGAGAATCAGACAGTAGACCAAAATGTTCTCTTGGGAAATCATTCCACTGAGCTCTTCCTAACCTTCTGTCAGTGCCTTTCTCATATTCCTAACCAGTGTCTATAGTTACTTTCCCCTTCAATGATAATGTCTTAATATATTGAGGGTATTATTATGCTTATTCCTATCACCCTTAACTGAATAGGTATCCCATATCaccacacatgcatgcatatgcacatacacacacgcacacacctTCCAAAATTGTGTTTGCCCATAAAGCACAGAATAGGAAAGGACTGACAGTTTTGTATGgtttagagaaagagaagagaaggaggagtaTGCAAgttttttagaaggaaaaaacaagaaatgataaaatgtagGTGCTGAGGATTCTCTCTCAGTGCCTGCTCTTCTACTTTACAAGTTATAAATGAGAAGTGGAATGGTTGGACTCCCATATAGTCTAAACCCAGTTAATAAGCTAAACACACCAGTGAATAGTCAGAAGGAAAATCAGATATCCCTTTGACCAATGAAGTAGTAGGAGAGGAAAAGCTATGAGTGATGAGATGTTCAAGTCCTGAGTAACTGCCCAACACAACACTGATCCATTGAAAGGTTTGGTCATAAATTAAACTATCTGGGAAGATGCCTATTAACACTAGGAGAGCATAGGAGAAGTAGATCTGAATCTAGTACTCAAGCTGTATTCCTGGAACTCCTTAATTTGACACTTGCCTATAGCTTGTTTAGAGCTATCTTGATGCCAGCCCCATCAAGCTGTGGAAGTTATGAATGAGCCATCTGTACAGAAGATATTTTAATGGAGCTAATTATATTCTTTTGCTTCTATATTTATGGGTAAATAACTTCATATGATTTAATCATGTTGAAGTGCTTCTACTGAAAAACAGCATAAAGAACtaaagtctcaaaaaaaaaaagagccaaagtTTGTTGGTAGATTGGGGCACGAACCACAAGAGTTTAATTACACCAGCAGATACACTCCAAGCCTCTAACCTACAAAGAGGAGTTTTACCACTTGCAAAATGAGCAGCACAAGAAGACTGAGATAACCATCTCTCTAATAGCACAAAGAACTTAATGATTACTCAACAATATTCTATGGTTTGGGGTGAAGGGCACAGCTTGTATGAGCAGGAGACTACCAGAACCTGCTCCTTATTATCGAACAAAATCAGACAATAAGAAACAATACCCTTACAGTTGCTCAAAAAATATGAACTTATGGAagtataaactttaaaatactctGTATAATGTTATCTAATCCTCAATGTAATTAGTATAAATCTgaaaactaattaatacaagtaatattatcttcatttaatagatgaggaaaaaactGAACTTCTCCAAAGGGCATAGCAGTTAAGTGACAGAAACACAGAATATAAGatctggaaagaaccttaaattAAATGACCTAATCCAACTCATCTCTTAAAGAGGAGAAATAGAGTTTCAAAGACATTAAGTGCTTTGTTCAAAGTGACATAACTATATGACTAATGATAAGACTTGAATTTGAACCCACGTTCAGGAAACTGGAACTGGAACTCAAGGCATCAGAATTCTGGCCTTTAACCTACTGCactacattttctcttttgaaagattattatagaaaatgaaaagtttatttGGTCAGAGAGAAGGCTTAGATGGACTGAAAATAATGTAAATGTTAATCAAAGTTATAAAAGTGATGAAGTCAATCTTTGGAACCACACACtcacctttctatttcttccctctctttattGTATCATACATACACATCAGTCACCCAACACTCTGCTcccttactttttcttctctcttaataATCAAAAACTTCTAAGGTGAAGTCAAAATGTCAGAGAGGTAGGAAACAGAACATCAA
Proteins encoded:
- the LOC127552483 gene encoding epididymal secretory protein E3-beta-like — its product is MASVLKGTGPVLLILLPLWVFPGSSEDLAWQEFMKQHHLSLGLDFSQLSCDGLMGAMEFLKGKASHIFIYAIWSQIEDICYKDGLDRYENVRVWSKKPFKILTCELLKSGQGYRDIRSYSYIELHCGLNGFPVSLEDTKMKKKISN